One part of the Tunicatimonas pelagia genome encodes these proteins:
- a CDS encoding peroxiredoxin-like family protein, with translation MQQARQEGDTAVDFTLPNARGQSMSLKEYLQEGPVVLTWYRGGWCPYCNITLRALQQALPEFKAKGANLLALTPELPDKSLSTQEKNELEFEVLTDQANEVVRKYGLVFKLTPEVSELYKKNFSLAEYNGNDSDELPLAATYVIDKQGIIRYAFLDAEYRHRAEPQEIIEVLKSIQ, from the coding sequence TTGCAGCAGGCCCGACAGGAAGGCGACACCGCTGTCGACTTTACCTTACCTAACGCCCGGGGACAGTCGATGAGCCTGAAAGAGTACTTGCAAGAAGGGCCAGTAGTACTAACTTGGTACCGAGGTGGCTGGTGTCCTTACTGTAATATTACCTTGCGGGCATTGCAGCAAGCATTACCCGAATTCAAAGCTAAAGGAGCCAATTTATTAGCCCTTACTCCCGAATTACCCGATAAATCGCTGAGCACTCAGGAGAAAAACGAGTTGGAATTTGAAGTGCTTACTGACCAAGCTAATGAGGTTGTCCGAAAGTACGGCTTAGTCTTTAAACTCACGCCCGAAGTAAGCGAATTGTACAAGAAGAACTTCAGCTTAGCGGAGTATAACGGAAACGATAGCGATGAACTCCCGCTGGCCGCTACCTACGTAATCGATAAACAGGGAATAATTCGGTACGCTTTTCTGGATGCCGAATACCGCCACCGAGCCGAACCCCAAGAGATTATTGAGGTGCTTAAATCTATCCAATAG
- the rpsT gene encoding 30S ribosomal protein S20: MANHQSALKRIRSSETRRLRNRYQLKTTRTFIKRLENTTDKAEAEKLYKEVAGMIDKLAKKNIIHKNKAAHRKSHLAKYVNQLS, encoded by the coding sequence ATGGCAAATCACCAGTCAGCACTTAAGCGAATTCGTTCTAGCGAAACCCGGCGGCTTCGTAACCGCTACCAGTTAAAAACTACTCGAACCTTTATTAAGCGGTTAGAAAACACAACCGATAAGGCTGAAGCTGAAAAGCTGTACAAAGAAGTAGCCGGAATGATTGACAAGTTGGCTAAGAAAAATATTATTCATAAAAACAAAGCGGCGCATCGGAAGTCGCACTTGGCGAAGTACGTAAACCAATTATCGTAA
- the radC gene encoding RadC family protein codes for MKETHLRERGILSWAEEDRPREKLLLKGRAALSDAELIAILIGSGTRDKSAVDVAKIILHSVNHNLHELAKLSVADLKKFPGIGEAKAISIVSALELGRRRKGSEPVKREKILSSEDAYRIMQPYLLDQPVEQFWIILLNRANMVINTHCISQGGVSGTVADPKTIFKEALEKLASSIVLVHNHPSGNLKPSEADIHLTRKLKEAGKHLDLPVLDHIIFTDQSYLSFADEGIL; via the coding sequence ATGAAAGAAACTCATTTGCGAGAGCGAGGAATATTAAGCTGGGCCGAAGAAGACCGTCCCCGAGAAAAACTGTTGCTGAAGGGCCGAGCGGCTTTGTCGGACGCAGAGCTAATTGCCATTTTGATTGGTTCGGGCACCCGCGATAAGAGTGCGGTAGACGTAGCAAAAATTATTCTGCACAGCGTTAATCACAATCTGCACGAACTGGCTAAACTATCGGTAGCCGATTTAAAGAAATTTCCCGGTATTGGTGAGGCCAAAGCCATTAGCATTGTAAGTGCGTTGGAATTGGGAAGAAGACGTAAGGGCAGCGAACCGGTGAAGCGGGAAAAAATTCTAAGCTCGGAAGATGCCTACCGCATTATGCAGCCTTATCTGCTCGATCAGCCCGTAGAGCAATTCTGGATTATTTTGCTCAACCGCGCCAATATGGTCATTAACACCCACTGCATCAGTCAAGGCGGAGTGAGCGGTACCGTAGCCGACCCCAAAACGATTTTCAAAGAGGCACTGGAGAAACTAGCCAGTTCTATTGTGCTAGTGCATAATCATCCGTCGGGTAATCTAAAACCCAGCGAAGCGGATATTCATCTTACCCGCAAACTCAAGGAAGCGGGGAAGCATCTGGATTTACCCGTGCTGGACCACATTATTTTTACTGACCAGAGTTATCTAAGCTTTGCTGATGAAGGGATTTTGTAA
- a CDS encoding DUF4290 domain-containing protein, giving the protein MLEYNSSRTDIILKEYGRNVQKLANYLSTIEDGEERTRYAYTLIELMRQLNPSVKENNETTQKLWDDLFIMTNFTLDVDAPYPSPEVDILTKKPDRVPYSTEPVRYRHYGKNLEKLVQQAGELEDAEEKKAATIYLGKLMKTFYGTWNRENIDDEIILRDMKKMSRGKLSISEEEVKEKGLFEINQPKTRNNNNNNNNKGRRNNHRRKR; this is encoded by the coding sequence ATGTTAGAATACAATTCCAGCCGGACCGATATTATTTTGAAAGAATACGGCCGCAACGTACAAAAACTCGCCAATTATCTATCCACCATAGAAGATGGTGAAGAGCGAACCCGCTATGCCTACACGCTGATTGAGTTAATGCGTCAGCTAAACCCTAGCGTGAAAGAAAATAATGAGACTACGCAGAAACTGTGGGATGACTTGTTCATCATGACCAACTTTACTCTAGATGTAGATGCGCCTTATCCATCGCCCGAAGTGGATATACTCACCAAAAAACCCGACCGAGTTCCCTATAGCACCGAGCCGGTTCGCTACCGCCACTACGGAAAAAACTTGGAAAAACTGGTTCAGCAGGCCGGAGAGCTAGAAGATGCCGAAGAAAAAAAAGCAGCAACTATCTACTTGGGTAAGCTGATGAAAACATTTTATGGCACCTGGAACCGGGAAAATATAGACGACGAAATTATTCTTCGCGATATGAAAAAGATGTCGAGGGGTAAGCTGAGTATTTCCGAAGAAGAAGTAAAAGAGAAAGGCCTGTTCGAGATAAACCAGCCCAAAACCCGAAATAACAATAACAACAATAATAATAAGGGCCGACGAAATAATCATCGGCGAAAACGATAG
- the recJ gene encoding single-stranded-DNA-specific exonuclease RecJ translates to MRKKWVLQEIPDQQTIEKLTTDIRVPATLATLLAQRGVSSYDQAKDFFRPDLDQLHDPFLMKDMDHAVRRLVLAMHREEKILVYGDYDVDGTCSVALVYYFLREIYDKVDYYIPDRYQEGYGVSERGIQRAVENEVALLITLDCGIRAVKLINKARKQNIDCIVCDHHRPGNELPPAHAILNPKQAGCKYPYKELCGCGVGFKLLQGFCQQTEQSLEPLYRLLDFVAIAIGADIVPITGENRLLAYGGIQEINQRPRPAWQALIQVAGIKPPLTIEKVVFGFAPRINAAGRIGHADAALRLMLEQDEEKAFQYADALHQKNAERRHFDSSITDQALSMIKADQQLKEARSTVLFNQDWHKGVVGIVASRCIEKHYRPTIILTESNGKATGSARSVEGFDVHDAIAACADLLEQFGGHASAAGLTLKVENVSKFRERFEQAVAERITEEQRVPQVPVDMMISLTEVTPKLYNIIRQMAPFGPGNMRPVFVSENLHIANQARLLREQHLKLEVCQNGCAPLNAIGFRMPHLYDLVQKNQPFKMAYSVTENHYNGKTTLQLEIKDLQLMDEQ, encoded by the coding sequence ATGCGAAAGAAGTGGGTGTTGCAGGAAATACCAGACCAGCAGACTATTGAGAAGCTCACTACTGATATTCGTGTGCCGGCTACACTAGCTACCCTACTGGCTCAGCGAGGAGTGAGTTCGTACGACCAGGCCAAAGACTTTTTTCGGCCGGATCTAGACCAGTTACACGATCCGTTCCTGATGAAAGATATGGATCATGCTGTACGTCGGCTAGTATTGGCCATGCACCGAGAGGAGAAGATTTTAGTGTACGGCGACTACGATGTAGATGGCACCTGTTCGGTAGCATTGGTATATTATTTTCTTCGCGAAATTTACGATAAAGTAGATTATTATATTCCTGACCGTTACCAAGAAGGGTACGGCGTATCGGAGCGCGGTATTCAACGAGCGGTGGAGAATGAGGTAGCCCTACTTATTACGCTTGATTGTGGTATTCGGGCGGTTAAGTTAATTAACAAAGCCCGTAAGCAGAATATTGACTGTATTGTTTGCGACCATCACCGTCCGGGTAATGAGCTGCCTCCGGCCCACGCTATTTTAAATCCTAAACAAGCAGGGTGTAAGTATCCTTACAAAGAGCTGTGTGGCTGCGGAGTAGGCTTTAAGTTGTTACAAGGATTTTGCCAGCAGACTGAACAATCGTTGGAGCCATTGTACCGTTTGCTAGATTTTGTAGCCATTGCCATTGGGGCGGATATTGTACCAATTACGGGCGAGAACCGCCTGTTGGCCTACGGCGGAATTCAGGAAATCAACCAACGACCTCGCCCAGCCTGGCAAGCATTGATACAAGTAGCCGGAATAAAACCACCATTAACTATTGAAAAGGTTGTCTTTGGTTTTGCTCCGCGTATCAACGCGGCCGGACGCATTGGTCACGCCGATGCTGCTTTGCGACTAATGTTGGAACAAGATGAGGAAAAAGCCTTTCAGTACGCCGATGCGTTGCATCAGAAGAATGCCGAACGTCGCCACTTCGATAGTAGTATTACCGATCAGGCACTGAGTATGATTAAAGCCGACCAGCAGTTGAAGGAGGCGCGGAGCACGGTCTTGTTTAATCAAGACTGGCACAAAGGAGTAGTCGGCATAGTGGCCTCGCGCTGTATCGAGAAGCATTATCGTCCTACCATTATTCTTACCGAATCGAACGGAAAAGCTACTGGCTCGGCTCGTTCGGTAGAAGGGTTTGATGTACATGATGCAATTGCTGCCTGCGCTGATTTGCTAGAGCAGTTTGGTGGTCATGCCAGTGCAGCAGGGCTAACGTTGAAGGTAGAAAATGTATCAAAATTTCGGGAGCGGTTTGAGCAGGCTGTTGCCGAGCGCATTACCGAAGAGCAAAGGGTGCCGCAGGTTCCGGTAGATATGATGATTTCGCTTACGGAGGTGACTCCCAAATTGTATAATATTATTCGGCAGATGGCTCCCTTTGGCCCCGGCAATATGCGTCCGGTGTTTGTCAGTGAAAATCTGCATATTGCCAACCAAGCTCGTTTATTACGAGAGCAACACCTGAAGCTTGAGGTTTGCCAAAACGGTTGCGCCCCGCTAAATGCCATTGGCTTCCGGATGCCCCATTTGTATGATCTTGTGCAGAAGAATCAGCCATTCAAAATGGCGTATTCCGTAACTGAGAATCATTACAATGGCAAAACTACCTTACAACTGGAAATAAAAGATCTTCAGTTAATGGATGAGCAGTAG
- a CDS encoding immunoglobulin-like domain-containing protein has product MYTKPSFLTLLFICLLLSCNQNAEKKPLDNAMGDSSSADSTAAENRAKKEEMAETDEANYLEDTVFMRINRDTVKRSELDQPIMLTITNNQYEEIMTGERYTIEKLESQEWRKVPGDRFFNDLGYIFKKGSSIDFDIHLPIDGYRYEPGKYRIRKGYSVKIREYEYDEYELYSEIMINE; this is encoded by the coding sequence ATGTATACTAAACCGAGTTTTCTGACTTTGTTATTTATCTGTTTACTGCTTTCCTGTAATCAGAATGCGGAAAAAAAGCCATTAGATAACGCAATGGGAGATTCTTCAAGTGCTGATTCAACCGCAGCGGAGAACCGAGCTAAGAAGGAAGAAATGGCTGAGACTGATGAAGCGAATTATTTAGAGGATACCGTTTTCATGAGAATTAATCGGGATACTGTCAAACGCTCTGAACTCGATCAGCCTATTATGCTAACCATTACCAATAATCAGTACGAAGAAATTATGACGGGTGAACGTTACACCATTGAGAAGCTAGAGAGCCAGGAGTGGCGCAAAGTCCCTGGCGATAGATTTTTTAACGATCTAGGCTATATTTTTAAAAAAGGCTCATCTATCGACTTTGATATTCATCTACCAATAGACGGTTATCGTTACGAACCCGGAAAGTACCGAATTAGGAAAGGTTATTCGGTGAAAATTAGAGAGTACGAATACGACGAATATGAACTCTACTCTGAGATAATGATTAATGAGTGA
- a CDS encoding Ig-like domain-containing protein — MVKTRHIFSWLLLAALLVRCIGTDVVDDANDIFPVIIQPPAQNSLLVGETLTLAAERQTTGGETIPTESFTWISSNPDVASVGPQGAVEAIAAGQTRITATVGNSTSEPWLLTVVANQEEVAQISVTAERTSLEVGETLQLAAMARNVSGELMSDQMFRWQSTDESVVTVDDAGLLTAVGNGSAEIVARIDEVESTPFSVIVGATARMGTFQGVGSYDAKGMGTLSLNEDGELILTTSEDFETEFAAGTFLYLANSTAGDTVAVQGVEIADISDNLSGAQTFNISDINENIELDTYRYIIILCKPFRITFGLADLDA, encoded by the coding sequence ATGGTCAAAACACGTCATATCTTTAGCTGGCTTTTACTGGCTGCTCTACTTGTTCGGTGCATTGGTACCGATGTAGTAGACGATGCTAATGACATTTTTCCGGTAATCATCCAACCCCCCGCACAGAATTCGCTACTGGTAGGTGAAACACTAACGCTGGCTGCCGAACGTCAGACTACGGGTGGCGAAACCATTCCGACGGAATCGTTTACCTGGATCAGCTCCAATCCGGATGTAGCTTCGGTAGGTCCGCAGGGTGCCGTAGAGGCAATTGCTGCCGGGCAAACCCGCATTACTGCCACCGTAGGCAACTCCACCAGCGAACCCTGGCTGCTCACGGTGGTAGCTAACCAAGAAGAGGTAGCCCAAATATCAGTGACGGCCGAACGAACGAGTCTGGAAGTGGGAGAAACACTGCAACTAGCAGCAATGGCCAGAAACGTGTCGGGCGAACTTATGTCCGATCAAATGTTTCGCTGGCAAAGCACCGACGAAAGTGTGGTGACTGTAGATGATGCCGGACTGTTAACGGCTGTCGGGAACGGATCGGCGGAAATAGTGGCTCGAATAGATGAGGTTGAAAGCACACCCTTCTCAGTAATCGTTGGGGCAACCGCTCGCATGGGTACTTTTCAAGGGGTTGGTAGTTACGATGCCAAAGGAATGGGGACTCTCAGTCTGAACGAAGATGGCGAACTTATTCTCACGACCAGCGAGGATTTTGAAACCGAATTTGCAGCGGGTACTTTTTTGTACTTGGCTAACAGCACCGCAGGCGATACCGTCGCTGTGCAAGGAGTGGAGATTGCTGATATTTCCGATAATCTGAGCGGAGCCCAGACCTTCAATATTAGTGACATCAACGAAAATATTGAACTGGATACGTACCGCTATATCATCATTCTTTGTAAACCCTTCCGAATCACTTTTGGTCTGGCCGATTTAGACGCGTAA
- a CDS encoding transporter, producing MKSIRILLLISVFILPSVVLAGGGWTQPLKSGYFKLGQNFIIANQFYQPDGEIVDITTVSLYTTSAYLEYGFTSRLTGTLYVPFFVRSTLNEVEYTSGRPSDPGDVVNSIGDTDIGLKYGLLQNGPVVLAVGLTLGLPLGETEGGETGLLQTGDGEFNQLLTLEASRALGNFYATALVGFNNRTRDFSDEFRYGLEIGRSWNDRWITQLRFYGVESFMNGDTEDGGGNSIFANNLEFLAITPEVAYNIRDNFGVIVNAGFAAFGRRILANPNYGVGLFYTF from the coding sequence ATGAAATCCATTCGCATACTCTTACTCATTAGCGTGTTTATCCTTCCATCGGTAGTTTTGGCTGGAGGGGGTTGGACGCAACCTCTCAAATCGGGATACTTTAAGCTAGGGCAGAATTTTATTATTGCTAATCAGTTTTATCAGCCTGACGGTGAAATAGTAGATATTACCACTGTTAGCCTTTATACCACCAGTGCCTATTTAGAATACGGATTTACCAGTCGACTGACCGGCACCCTTTACGTTCCCTTTTTCGTGCGTAGCACGCTAAATGAAGTAGAATACACTTCGGGGCGTCCGTCTGATCCCGGTGACGTGGTGAATAGCATCGGGGATACCGATATTGGCCTCAAGTACGGGCTGTTACAAAACGGTCCGGTGGTGCTAGCGGTAGGTCTCACCTTAGGTTTACCTTTAGGCGAAACTGAGGGTGGGGAAACCGGGCTTTTGCAAACTGGCGATGGTGAGTTTAATCAACTTCTTACATTAGAAGCGAGTCGTGCCCTCGGGAATTTCTACGCTACGGCTCTGGTCGGATTTAATAATCGTACTAGGGATTTCTCCGATGAATTTCGCTACGGACTCGAGATTGGTCGCTCCTGGAACGACCGCTGGATTACCCAACTACGATTTTATGGAGTAGAATCGTTTATGAACGGAGATACTGAAGATGGGGGAGGAAACAGTATTTTTGCTAATAACTTAGAGTTTCTAGCGATTACCCCCGAAGTTGCTTACAACATTCGTGATAATTTCGGAGTTATCGTTAATGCTGGGTTTGCTGCATTTGGACGGCGAATACTGGCCAATCCTAACTACGGCGTAGGTTTGTTCTACACATTCTAA
- the murA gene encoding UDP-N-acetylglucosamine 1-carboxyvinyltransferase: MAFFKIEGGHALKGEIIPQGAKNESLQILCAVLLTPEPVTIHKVPNIRDVNKLIELLGSMGVEVEKLDEESYRFTAKNVDINYLNTPEYKQQAASLRGSIMVMGPLLARFGEASLPKPGGDKIGRRRLDTHFLGFEKLGAKFNYDTQDSYYTIDASNLKGTYMLLDEASVTGTANIVMAASMAEGETTIYNAACEPYLQQLCEMLNRMGAKISGVGSNLLRIEGVSSLKGTEHTMLPDMIEVGSFIGLAAMTGSDITIKGAGVHQLGVIPATFRKLGINFDVNGNDIHVYDNEHYEIDTFIDGSIMTIADAPWPGLTPDLLSIILVVATQAKGTVLIHQKMFESRLFFVDKLIDMGAQIILCDPHRATVIGLDRSQSLRGLSMTSPDIRAGVSLLIAALSAEGESLIYNIEQIDRGYQNIHQRLQNLGAQVERYDSAVFTK, from the coding sequence ATGGCATTTTTCAAAATTGAAGGCGGACACGCTCTGAAGGGCGAAATTATTCCGCAGGGGGCAAAGAATGAATCTTTGCAGATATTATGCGCGGTGCTACTCACCCCTGAGCCGGTTACCATCCACAAAGTACCCAACATCCGCGATGTTAATAAGCTGATTGAACTGCTAGGTTCAATGGGAGTAGAAGTAGAGAAGCTGGATGAGGAATCGTACCGCTTTACGGCTAAAAACGTAGATATTAACTATCTGAATACTCCCGAATATAAACAGCAAGCCGCTTCATTACGCGGCTCCATTATGGTGATGGGTCCTCTACTCGCTCGCTTTGGCGAAGCCTCGCTACCTAAACCCGGAGGTGATAAAATTGGTCGCCGTCGTTTGGATACGCACTTTTTGGGCTTCGAGAAGCTAGGAGCCAAATTCAACTACGATACCCAAGATAGTTACTACACTATTGATGCCTCGAATCTGAAAGGCACCTACATGCTGTTGGATGAGGCCAGCGTAACCGGCACGGCTAATATTGTAATGGCCGCTAGCATGGCCGAGGGCGAAACAACCATCTACAATGCTGCTTGCGAACCCTACTTGCAGCAGCTCTGCGAAATGCTAAACCGCATGGGAGCTAAGATTTCAGGCGTAGGCTCTAACTTGCTTAGAATTGAGGGCGTTTCTTCACTGAAGGGTACGGAGCATACTATGCTACCCGACATGATTGAGGTGGGAAGCTTCATTGGTTTAGCCGCCATGACTGGCTCAGACATCACCATTAAAGGAGCCGGAGTTCATCAACTGGGAGTTATTCCCGCTACCTTCCGCAAGCTGGGAATCAATTTTGATGTGAATGGCAATGATATTCACGTCTACGATAACGAGCACTACGAAATAGACACGTTCATTGATGGCTCCATCATGACTATTGCCGATGCCCCCTGGCCCGGACTGACTCCCGATTTGCTGAGTATTATTTTGGTGGTGGCTACTCAAGCTAAGGGTACGGTGCTTATTCATCAGAAGATGTTTGAGAGCCGTTTGTTTTTTGTGGATAAACTCATTGATATGGGAGCGCAGATCATTCTTTGCGACCCGCACCGCGCTACCGTTATTGGTTTAGACCGTTCCCAGTCGTTGCGGGGGTTGTCAATGACTTCGCCCGATATTCGCGCCGGAGTTTCTCTACTAATTGCTGCCCTTTCGGCCGAAGGAGAAAGCCTGATCTATAATATTGAGCAGATTGATCGGGGCTACCAAAACATTCACCAGCGGCTGCAAAACCTGGGTGCCCAGGTAGAACGCTACGATAGTGCGGTGTTCACCAAATAA
- a CDS encoding ATP-dependent helicase, translating into MDYLDSLNEPQREAVINTEGPSLIIAGAGSGKTRVLTYRIAYLIQKKGIDPFSILSLTFTNKAAKEMRDRIERVVGTEARNLWMGTFHSVFARILRAEASKLGYHSNFTIYDTDDSKTLIKNILKEVGLDDKVYKPNVVFNRISSAKNRLVSWRAYQDNPSIRAEDEAAAKPQMAKLYRLYVERCFKSDAMDFDDLLFNTNVLFREHLDVLNKYQQRFRYVLVDEFQDTNVSQYLITKKLAAVRRNISVVGDDAQSIYAFRGADIQNILNFQKDFSEAQVFKLEQNYRSTQNIINAANSVIARNKAQLKKHIWTANDTGDLVEVIKATSDQEEGRLVAYSIFETKSNENARYRDFVILYRTNSQSRAMEEALRKRNIKYKVVGGLSFYQRKEIKDLIAYMRYAINSNDEQAFRRIVNLPKRGIGSTSVDKVIVTAYENGYNIWDVLQQSGEFFPGRLGNALTQFTDMVKGFRLEVARKDAFDAASHIAKGSGLLRELYEDKTVEGLSRYENVQELLNAIKEFVDDPEVEDKSLNAFLQEVALLTSSDQDKDDDPDKVTLMTIHMAKGLEFPYVYVVGMEEDLFPSQMMLASRQDLEEERRLFYVAITRSMKKLTLSYALTRYRFGRLKNCEPSRFLEEIDPAYMMVNKELGSRSPVGDTKHARVLLNSIQRDRQRTSTQQKSNYKASPDFAPSDTSQLTSGMKVEHPKFGFGRVDNIDHQGANRKAKVIFDDFGEKTLLLSFAKLKIHEE; encoded by the coding sequence ATGGATTATTTAGACAGTTTGAACGAACCGCAACGCGAGGCGGTCATTAATACCGAAGGGCCGAGCCTCATTATTGCCGGGGCCGGCTCGGGAAAGACTCGCGTACTTACTTACCGCATTGCCTATCTGATTCAAAAGAAAGGGATAGATCCGTTCAGTATTCTGTCGCTAACCTTCACTAATAAAGCGGCTAAAGAAATGCGCGACCGCATTGAGCGCGTGGTAGGCACGGAAGCCCGCAACCTCTGGATGGGCACCTTTCACTCCGTATTTGCCCGTATTTTGCGAGCCGAAGCAAGCAAGTTAGGTTACCACAGCAACTTTACGATTTACGATACCGACGACTCTAAAACCCTCATCAAAAATATTCTTAAAGAAGTAGGACTGGATGATAAGGTGTATAAACCGAACGTGGTGTTTAACCGAATTTCCAGTGCTAAGAATCGTTTAGTTTCTTGGCGGGCTTATCAGGACAATCCTTCTATTCGGGCGGAAGATGAGGCGGCGGCTAAACCCCAAATGGCGAAGCTCTACCGGCTGTACGTGGAGCGTTGCTTTAAGTCGGATGCGATGGACTTTGACGACCTGCTCTTTAATACCAACGTGCTGTTTCGCGAGCATCTGGATGTGCTAAACAAGTATCAACAGCGCTTTCGCTACGTACTAGTAGATGAGTTTCAGGATACCAACGTTTCCCAGTATTTGATTACCAAGAAGCTAGCCGCGGTTCGTCGTAATATTTCGGTGGTGGGAGATGATGCCCAGAGCATCTACGCTTTTCGAGGAGCGGATATTCAGAACATTCTCAATTTTCAGAAAGACTTTTCTGAGGCTCAAGTATTTAAGCTGGAACAAAACTACCGTTCTACCCAAAACATTATCAACGCGGCTAACTCAGTCATTGCCCGCAACAAAGCCCAGCTCAAGAAGCACATCTGGACAGCTAACGATACCGGCGACTTAGTAGAGGTGATTAAAGCTACTTCCGATCAGGAGGAAGGACGACTCGTAGCCTATTCTATTTTCGAGACAAAGAGCAATGAGAATGCCCGCTACCGCGATTTTGTGATTCTGTACCGCACCAACAGCCAGTCGCGGGCAATGGAAGAAGCCCTCCGCAAACGAAATATCAAGTATAAAGTAGTAGGCGGACTTTCGTTCTACCAGCGCAAAGAAATTAAAGACCTAATCGCCTACATGCGCTACGCCATCAACTCTAATGATGAGCAAGCCTTCCGACGCATTGTGAACCTACCCAAGCGAGGCATTGGCTCCACGTCGGTGGATAAAGTGATTGTAACGGCCTACGAAAACGGTTACAACATCTGGGATGTACTGCAACAATCGGGTGAATTTTTTCCCGGTCGGCTGGGCAACGCTTTAACCCAATTTACCGATATGGTTAAGGGCTTTCGGTTAGAAGTAGCCCGAAAAGATGCTTTCGATGCTGCTTCCCATATCGCCAAGGGTTCGGGACTGCTGCGAGAGTTGTACGAAGATAAGACGGTAGAAGGCTTAAGCCGCTACGAGAACGTACAGGAATTACTGAACGCCATTAAGGAGTTTGTGGATGACCCTGAAGTGGAAGACAAAAGTTTGAACGCCTTTCTACAGGAGGTAGCCCTACTCACGTCTTCCGATCAGGACAAAGATGATGATCCGGATAAAGTAACGCTGATGACCATCCACATGGCTAAGGGCTTAGAGTTTCCTTACGTATATGTGGTGGGGATGGAAGAAGACTTGTTTCCTTCGCAGATGATGCTGGCCAGTCGGCAGGACCTGGAAGAAGAACGGCGCCTGTTTTACGTGGCCATTACCCGATCCATGAAAAAGCTAACGCTATCCTACGCCCTCACCCGCTATCGCTTCGGTCGGTTGAAAAACTGCGAACCCAGTCGCTTTTTAGAAGAGATTGATCCGGCCTACATGATGGTAAACAAAGAGTTGGGTTCTCGCTCGCCCGTAGGGGACACCAAGCACGCCCGCGTACTGCTCAACAGCATTCAGCGCGATCGGCAAAGAACATCTACCCAACAGAAAAGTAATTACAAAGCCTCACCTGACTTTGCCCCTAGCGATACTAGTCAGCTCACATCGGGCATGAAAGTAGAGCACCCTAAGTTCGGATTTGGCCGGGTAGATAATATCGATCATCAAGGTGCCAACCGAAAGGCTAAAGTTATTTTTGATGATTTTGGCGAAAAAACATTATTACTTAGTTTTGCCAAACTGAAGATTCACGAAGAGTAG
- a CDS encoding dienelactone hydrolase family protein — MKYFSFFLLTILFTQTVWAQEGITVCGSSDAENTELFASLADDPTFRGKHDLVKYTHENARGEEITFATPDGQQGTAYYLEAKEESNQYLLVIHEWWGLNSHIKREADKLHKDLDNVHVMALDIYDGKVATTRELAQKYMQSVSTDRANAIINGAIGHAGENAEIATIGWCFGGGWSLQSTILANEQAIGCVMYYGMPVQDMAQIKEIETDVLGIFAEYDGYITPQVVEEFEQKMKEADKKITVHMYEADHGFANPSGSRYDEDAARDAYDKTLAFLKERL, encoded by the coding sequence ATGAAGTACTTCTCATTTTTCTTGCTAACTATCTTATTCACTCAAACCGTTTGGGCCCAAGAAGGTATCACCGTTTGTGGTTCGTCTGATGCCGAAAATACCGAACTGTTTGCTTCCTTAGCCGATGATCCTACCTTTCGGGGAAAGCATGATTTGGTGAAGTATACTCACGAAAATGCGCGGGGCGAAGAAATCACGTTTGCTACGCCCGACGGGCAGCAAGGAACTGCCTATTATTTGGAAGCCAAAGAAGAATCTAATCAATATTTGTTGGTCATACATGAATGGTGGGGACTCAACAGCCACATTAAGCGAGAAGCCGACAAGCTGCATAAAGACTTAGATAACGTCCACGTGATGGCACTAGACATCTACGACGGGAAAGTGGCTACCACTCGGGAATTAGCCCAAAAATATATGCAATCGGTATCTACCGATCGAGCCAACGCAATTATTAACGGAGCGATCGGGCACGCAGGGGAAAATGCCGAAATTGCTACCATCGGTTGGTGCTTTGGCGGTGGCTGGTCGTTGCAGTCTACCATTTTAGCCAATGAGCAAGCTATTGGCTGCGTGATGTATTACGGCATGCCCGTACAGGATATGGCGCAGATTAAAGAGATTGAGACTGATGTACTTGGTATTTTTGCGGAGTACGACGGCTATATCACCCCGCAGGTAGTAGAAGAGTTTGAGCAGAAGATGAAAGAAGCCGATAAAAAGATTACCGTCCACATGTACGAGGCCGATCACGGCTTTGCCAACCCCAGTGGCTCCCGCTACGACGAAGATGCTGCTCGGGATGCGTACGATAAAACGTTAGCTTTCTTGAAGGAACGTTTGTAA